Proteins from a single region of Stappia sp. ES.058:
- the lptF gene encoding LPS export ABC transporter permease LptF, translated as MTTFERYVLRRLTAAFALTLAALAGVVWATQALRQLDLVTSKGQTIIQFVGMTLLAMPFLLLAIAPFALLIALIVVLNTLSNDSELIVINASGASRTVLMRPVISFAIMVSLFCATLSLSLAPLGLSTLRDEITRVRVDLVANIVRPGRFIGIEDGLTFHIRNRSGDGQLDGLLMHDDRAEDTVFTYEAARGRIVEAAGRTLLVMQDGTIQRRTRATGSISIVRFQSYAFDLSNMVPTGRTSIYKASERSLMDLLAPSADDTYARDNRARLVAELHDRLSQPLYPLAFALIVFVFAGQPKTTRQNRNFATLSALTLAILLRSAGFGVLTLVPDMPSARFALYALPLAAILLCSWAIAAERRPSWIKRLIDALELFAERIEGRLQKLRGRHPNGVA; from the coding sequence ATGACAACCTTCGAACGCTATGTCCTGCGACGCCTCACGGCGGCGTTCGCCCTGACCCTCGCCGCGCTGGCTGGCGTTGTGTGGGCAACGCAGGCGTTGCGCCAGCTCGATCTGGTCACCTCCAAGGGTCAGACCATCATCCAGTTCGTCGGAATGACTTTGCTGGCGATGCCGTTCCTGCTGCTCGCAATCGCGCCTTTCGCACTCCTGATCGCCCTGATCGTGGTTCTCAACACACTGTCCAACGACAGCGAGCTGATCGTCATCAACGCCTCGGGCGCGTCGCGCACCGTGCTGATGCGCCCGGTGATCAGCTTCGCAATCATGGTCAGCCTGTTTTGCGCGACGCTGTCCCTGTCGCTCGCTCCGCTCGGGCTCAGTACGCTGCGCGACGAAATCACACGCGTTCGCGTCGATCTCGTGGCCAACATCGTCCGGCCGGGACGGTTCATCGGCATCGAGGACGGCCTCACCTTCCACATCCGAAATCGCAGCGGCGACGGCCAGCTCGACGGCCTGCTCATGCACGACGACAGGGCCGAAGACACCGTCTTCACCTATGAGGCGGCGCGCGGACGTATCGTCGAGGCGGCAGGACGCACGCTTCTGGTGATGCAGGACGGCACGATCCAGCGCCGAACCCGCGCGACCGGATCGATCTCGATCGTCCGCTTTCAATCCTATGCCTTCGATCTGTCCAATATGGTTCCGACCGGGCGAACCTCCATCTACAAGGCCAGCGAACGCTCCCTGATGGATCTCCTGGCGCCGTCTGCAGACGATACCTACGCCCGCGACAATCGTGCCCGGCTCGTTGCAGAACTGCACGATCGGCTGAGTCAGCCGCTCTATCCGCTGGCCTTCGCGCTGATCGTGTTCGTTTTCGCCGGACAGCCGAAAACAACCCGTCAAAACCGCAATTTCGCGACACTCTCGGCGTTGACGCTGGCAATCCTGCTCAGAAGTGCCGGTTTCGGCGTCCTGACGCTCGTGCCGGACATGCCCTCGGCACGCTTTGCGCTCTATGCCCTGCCTCTTGCCGCAATCCTGTTGTGCAGCTGGGCCATTGCCGCCGAACGCCGCCCCTCCTGGATCAAGCGCCTGATCGATGCTCTCGAACTGTTCGCCGAGCGGATCGAGGGCCGCCTGCAAAAGCTGCGTGGCCGTCACCCAAACGGGGTGGCCTGA